The nucleotide sequence TACCACCTGCCCTCAAAGCTAAAGTGGTAAATGAGCCAAACTGCGGGGTGAAGTAAGTTCTAAAATCAAATCCTGTCATATAAAATGTTTCGGGTGTATCAAATACTTCAGGGAAAATCTTCCCGTAAAAATTCATCCAGTAACCATTAGTTGGGTAATTCGGATGATCCTTTTCATCAACTGTTAACGCAAGATGAATACCAAACGGATTTATCTCTCCCAAACCATAGTCACCATATTTAAAATCTGTAAGTAAAGTATCATTTTTAAGAGAAGTATTCGTATGCACAAATGAAATTCCAACACTGCCTGAAAGAATTTTTGAAAAGTTGTAGTGGAATGTTGGAAATAAAGTTATCAAAGTTTGATTAGTCTCGTAATAATTATTTTTTTCAAGGTCACTGTTGTAATTCGTTTCATTGCCGTAGCCGAAATAACGCGTAACAAATTGCTCAGTAGCAGCAACAAGCAAATTCAATCTTCCGTTATTTACAACGGAATAAAAATCTCCTTCATAAGCTACAGCAAAATTGCCGAATCTTGTTGCATAGCTTACGGTTAATTGCTGCAAATACTCATGAGGTATCATTCTAAAATTATATTTATAAAGCTGGACGCCTGCACCGATTGTTAATCCGTAATCAGTATCGAGAGCAAGAACAGGAACGGGCAGCCAGTTATGTCCTCTGTCAATCTGTTTGGGTTCATACTTTTCAAATTCATCTACAGGATCTGGATATTCAGTGTCGTCATAAACTGTTCCCGGACCTTCAACAACTTCACTTTTATTACCGCTATCATAGAAATAAGTTCTGCGCTGCGTCGCAGGAAATGGTGTAATTGATAAAAAATTACCATGAACAATTGATTCATCGACGATTTCATCCTGACCATGACCACCTACAATCCGCACAATGGGACTTTCTGAGCATTCGCCAATAACAAACGCTTTATCATCACCATCATTGAGATGAATTCTTAAATCAATTGTTATATCATTATCAAAAACTTTATAAAAGAGAGGATCATCTTTGCCAATTCCACTTTTCTTATCTCTTTTAAAGATTGTAACTACTGTTGAAAGATCATCAATTCTGTTTACTTCCACATAATCATCTTCATCACTACAGAAAACATCAGCATATTTATTCACAAGTCCGTAAAACTGATCAGATGCCCACAACAGATTATCACGCCTTGATTTTAGTTTGTAAGAAATTTCCGGAGCGCAGATATTGTAAACTTCGGGCGGCAGTTTTGTTAAAGAGCTATCAATTAATTCATCAGTAATTTGAGATTTAACAAAAACAGCAACCGAATCCCAGCTATGTTTATCGAGTTCTGTTAAAACTCTTCTATCAAGGAATCTTCCGTTCCAGGTAAGATCTTCTACTTGAGGGAAATCGACTTCAAAGTCTGTTATCTGCGGAATAACATAATCAGCGATTGTCGGAAAGAGACCATCATATTTTGAAAAGACCTGGTCTCTATCCCTCGGAATTGGTTTCCAGATACTTTTTGATTCACCATTAATATTTCTCTCATATTTTGCCCATCGCCATTGATCCATATGTCTGTCCCAATCACTAAGAATTATATCAATCAATCTAGCTTTTAGAAATCCTTCTGCATCTATCTTCTGGCTTCTTTTAACAGCAAGATGATCAAATAATTTGTAAGTCCCTTTGACATCAATCGCATTTTCAAAACCAGGTAAACCATCCGAACCTTCTGAAGGATGTTCTTCAATAAAACCAAGCATTCCTCCAAACTCTTCTTGAAATTCACCAAGTTTTTCGTCATCCGGAAGAAAAACTAATTTCGGTTCAGCTTCAAGTACGTTAAGAGATTTGAGTATAAGGGATACTACAAGTGATGCATACGGATTTGCAGAACTTATCTGATCCTGCAGAATATCCTCTGCGATTGATTCTTTCAGGTCTTCCGGTAAAACTTTTGAAGGATCTTTTTCAATCGATCTGAACTTCCAGATTTTACCATTGACAGATTGAAATCGAAGAGATTTGGTTTGCATTCCCCCACCCCGCTCTGTCGGAATTAATCCACCTGAAAAAGTATTTAAGTCAAGAACTTCAACTCTTACCGGAGTAGTCCATACATCACGCCAATGTTTACCAAAGAAAAATTCGTAGAAGCCACTCGCAGCATAATGTTCGCCCGGAATTACGGTAACATAATTTTCTTCATCCACCTGTGAATTGATACAGACTGTAACAAAGAGGGAAATAATTATTGTTAAAAAATGTTTTCTCAAAATATTTTGTTGTGATTATTGCTGAAATTCAGAAAATAATTTTAATTGCTTTTAATCTGGAGGTAAGTTCATCCGTTGAAGAATTTCTTTAAACTTTGGATGGTCGTGAAGTTCTTTCCAATATTTCCCATTTATAAAATTCAAACCGCTCAGACGTTTATCAATAGCACTGAATAAAAGATCAAATGCAGAATCAAATTCTCCGAGTCCGGTGTAAATAATTGCCTGTTCCATATTTGTTGGCAGCTGCTCTGAATTAATCTCGTTCAGCATCTGAATATATTCTTTAGATTTCTCAGGCTGACCTAATTTTCCATAAGCATATCCTAAACCAGAGATTGCTTTTAATTTAAATGCGGGCTGGTTCAGATTCTGATTGAAAATATCCATTCCTTTTTGGAAGTCATTTGATTTTAAATAAATCCATGCCAGACTATTCCATGTATCACCAAACTCGGGATCAAGTTCAATTGTTTTTTTATGCTGTTCGATTGCTAAATCCGTTCTGTTATTATTGAAGTAAACAAATGAAAGAATATAACTTATTGGTGCATTTAACGGATCAAGCTGGTTTGCTATTTCAGATTCTTTTAAAGCTTTTTTATGATAACCTAAAGTAGATAACAGCATTGCATAATATTGATGCGCTTCAGCAGAGTTTGGATTTATTTCAATAGCCTTTAGAAAACATTTCTCCGCACCTTCCCAATCCCAATCGTTAAAATATTTAACTACTCCGAAAGCAAGCCGTGAATCCAGTGCTGAGCTATCAAGTTTGTAAGCTTTCTCTGCATATTCTTTAGCCTTTGCATAAGCAACATTGTTTGACATAAAACCTGCAGCACCTAAAAAAGAATAACATGCAGAAAGCCGTGCATAAGCTGCAGTAAAATCCGATGAGATTGCAACTGCATCCTCAAAATATTTTATTGCTTTGAGTACAAAATCCGGTGACCACTTATTCCAACTATCCAAACCTTTCAGAAACAAATTGTACGCATCCATGTTTTCAGTTGGAGCTTTAACAAGCTGTTCAATCGATTTATGAATTTTTATGGTTTTCTTTAACTGATCAACAATTGAGTTTGCCAATTCATCCTGCACTGCAAAAATATCTTCAATATTTCTGTCAAAAGTTTCTGACCATTTATGATATCCGTTTTCTGAATTTATTAGCTGTGCAGTCACTCTCACACGATTTCCATATTTACGTACACTACCTTCAAGAACTGTTTTTACACCGAGCGTTTTTCCTATCTCCCTGATGTCTGTATTTTTTCCTTTGAATGCAAACGAAGAAGTTCTTGAGGTTACCAGAAGTCCATCAACTTTTGCAAGTGCATTTAGTAATTCTTCTGTTACCCCATCACTGAAATATTCATTTTCTTTATCAGTACTAAGATTTATAAAAGGTAAAACAGCAATGGAATTTTCTGAGATAGCTGATTTACCTTCCAACTGATCAGGAGAAGGAATAACCAAGCCATCCATTTTGATTGCATAAATTTTCACCGGCGATTTAACATTCTTTAGCTCATATCTTCCAAGAAAAACAGATGATACATCAGTCTGATTTTTCAATTCATCATTGATTTTATCAGATATAAGTACGCTTCCTGGTACGGCTAAATTTTCAATTCTTGATGCGATGTTTACTCCATCGCCGTAAACACCCTCATCATCATAAACAACATCACCTGCATGAATACCAATGCGCAGCGGGACTTGTGGTTCCGATTGAAGTTCTTGTTGGATTTTCGCCCCACACACAGCAGCTTCGATTGCACTGCCGAAGATTGAAAGCGTTCCGTCTCCATAATATTGCAAGATTTGTCCGCGATGTTCCAGTATCAACCTGTCGAGAACGACCCGATGTTTATCTCTTAAAATCTTTGCCTTGCGTTCATTTTCCTGCATCAATGCAGTATAGCCTACCATATCGGTAAACATAATTGCAGCGAGCATTCTAATCTCTTTCATATAAAAATATTTTAAGTCTGTTAAGTAAAAATTTTAAGATGTGAGAAAAAATTAAAGGACTAATCGGTTAAATACAAAATTACATCCACCAGCGGGAAATGTAGATTATGGACGAGAGGAGGAAGAAAATCTCTTCCTCCCACTCATAAAAAGATCATTTTTTCTTCGACCCTGCATCCGCAACAGCAATTGCAGTCATATTGATAATATCATCAACTGAGGCACCTCTCTGTAATACGTGAATGGTTTTATTCATTCCCATTAAAATTGGACCAACAACTGAAGCCTGCCCAATTCTTGCCATCAGTTTGTAAGCAATATTTCCTGAATTAAGATCCGGGAAGATTAGAATATTTGGTTTTCCTTTTAAAGCACTAAATGGAAATTCACTTTCTATGATTTCAGGTACTACTGCCGTATCAGCTTGCATTTCACCGTCAACCATTAAATCCGGTCGAAGCTTTTTAATTAATTCAGTGGCTTGCTTTACTTTTATAGATTCAGGATATGGTGCACTTCCAAAATTGCTGAAAGAAAGCATAGCTATCTTCGGAACGACATCAAAAGCTTTAACGGTGTCTGCAGTTGAAATTGCAATTTCAGCAAGTTGTTCAACATTCGGATTGACATTCACCGTTGTATCAGCAAAGAAGTAAACATCCTGTTTTGCAAATACAATATAAAGTCCAGATACAACTTTAACTCCCTGTTTCATACCGACACATTGGAGCGCTGGTCTGATTGTAGTCGGATAACTTGTCGTCAAACCACTGATGAGTGCATCAGCTTCGCCTAATTCAACCATCATTGAGCCAAAATAATTTGGTTTCTTCATCAGGTTTTTGGTGTCTTTTAAAGTTGCACCTTTTCTGGAACGTTTCCTGAAGAATGCATCTGCATAAGCATTTCTCTTTTCACTTGCTTCAGGATCATATATCTGGAATTCTTTCTGATCAAAACCTAATCTTTCAATCTCATCTTTTATAATTATCTCATTTCCCAAAAGTACCGGGTAAGCCATGTTATCATTATAAACGACATGAGCTGCCCTGATTATTTTTTCCTCTTCACCTTCCGGATAAACTACTTTAAGAGGATGTTTCTGTGCCTTGTGAATCATTACACGAATCAGTTCTTTTGATAAGCCGAGTCTTTCTTTAAGTTTTTCCTCATATTCCTGCCAATTCATTTCTTTAATTTTTGCTACTCCGGTTTCAATTGCTGCTTTGGCAACAGCAGGAGCAACATACCAGAGTACTCTGGGATCGAACGGTTTTGGGATAATATATTCTTTACCGAAAGAAAATTCTTCACCACCATACGCTCTAAGAACCATCTCAGGTACTTTTTCTTTTGCAAGTTTTGCCAATGCCAAAGTGGCAGCCATTTTCATTTCATCATTGATTGCTACTGCCCTTACATCTAAAGCACCTCTGAAAATAAACGGAAATCCGAGAACATTATTTACCTGATTGGGAAAGTCACTTCTCCCCGTGGCCATAATTAAATCTTCTCTAACCGATACAGCTTCATCATACATTATTTCAGGATCAGGATTTGCCATCGCAAAAATGATAGGATTTTTATCCATTGATTTTACCATATCTTTGCTAACTACACCACCGGTCGATAAACCGATAAATACATCTGCACCTACCATTGCATCAGCTAAAGTTGCAAATCCTTTGGTCTGCGCAAACAACTCTTTATACTTATTAAGGTCCTTTCTGTCCTTGGTAACGCAGCCTTTAGTATCAAACATCCAGATATTTTCCCTTTTAACACCAGCCATTATGTAGTGTTTGCAGCAAGAGATTGCCGACGCACCAGCACCACTGACAACAATTTTTAACTTATCTAATTTTTTACCTGCAACTTCAGCCGCATTAATTAGTGCCGCACATGAAATAATAGCTGTACCATGTTGATCATCATGGAAAACAGGAATTTTCATTGTGGCTTTAAGTTCTTCTTCTATTTCGAAACATTCGGGCGCTTTTATATCCTCAAGATTAATACCACCAAATGTTGGTTCGAGCATCTGTACTGCTCTTATTATTTCTTTTGGATTATGTGAGGCAAGTTCAATATCAAATACATCAATGTCTGCAAATCTTTTAAAGAGAACTCCTTTACCCTCCATAACTGGTTTTCCTGCCTCGGCGCCTATATCACCAAGTCCAAGCACAGCAGTACCATTTGAAACAACGGCAACGAGATTTCCTTTTGCCGTGTATTTATAAACATCTTCCACATTATTGTGAATTTCACGGCAAGGTTCTGCAACGCCGGGTGTGTAAGCTAATGAGAGATCACGCGAAGTTAAACAAGGTTTCGAAGCAATAACTTCTATTTTACCTTTTCTATCTATCGAGTGATATTGAAGGGCTTCTTCTTTACTAATTTTCATTTTTAACTCCTGGTAATTTTTTATTTCACTAAGTTATAATATTGTTTAACATAAGAATGGATATAATAATTATGGTGTAGATTTTTTTCATTCGAAGTGAGTTTATGATCTGAGTAATGCTTTAAAAATTGCATAAAATTACTTCACAAAATTACACCAAATTTCTGAATAAGCCTAAGTAAATTGTTAGAGTAAATTCTAATAAAAATGAACGATTAGCACTTAATTTATCCGGCTGGAAATTGCAGCTTCTTCAATCAGTTTATAAGAAAGTTCTTTACCGAGATATCTATCAATCAAAAAATGGAGTAGATACAACAGCGGGGTTAGCAGAATAGCAATGAAAAACTTATAAATGTAATTGACAACACCAATTGCTAAGACGAGTGATAGGTCCCATCCGGCTCCCAGATAAAACGCAATCAAAAGAACAACAAAGCTGTCAATAAACTGAGATATCAAAGTAGAACCTGTCGCACGCAACCATATTTTTGAGCTGCCTGTAATTGATCTTAGATAATGAAAAACATAAACATCTACAAATTGACCTATTAAAAAAGCAATTAAAGAACCAACTATTATCCATAAACCTTGTCCGAAAATTGTATTAAATGCATGATCCATATTAATTACACCATAAGTAGTTTCTCGTTGAATCCAGAAATCAGCGGGATGCAGACCCATTGCAGCGTAAACCATCAGAAACGCATACGCAATCAAACCAGCAGCGGTGAATGACATAAACCTAACGCCTTTTCGACCATAATATTCATTAATAATATCAGTCATTATAAAAACAACCGGCCAAAGCAGTACGCCAGCAGTTAAGTTGAATGACAAATCAGTCTCTCCAAAGAAAGAAAGATTAATTGGTGAAATACTTAAAGATTTTTCAAGTGAAAAAATTTTAACTCCAATAAATTCAGCAAGAAGCGCATTAGCAACAAAAAATGCTCCGAGTATGTAAAAAAGATTATTGCTTTTACTCATTTAAATATTAATGGTGATTAAATTTTTATGTTAATATAAATAAAAAAGCGGTACCATTGCTGATACCGCTTGTGTGGAGAGAGTCTGGTGCTTTAAGTTATCTTCTGTTCTTTTCTCGTGTGTTATCCTTCTCAACAATTCTATCTGTTTTGACTTTTTTTTCATTGTTATTTCTATTCTGAACATCATTTCGCTTTTGATCTTTGACTTCATTTCTTTTGACCTGATCGTACTGATTTATCTTAGTGTTTTCACGTTTAACTTCTTTTTCCTGATACTGATTCTGTTTATTCAAATCTTTCTTCACATCCGTTTTATTCCGGTATTGATCATTTTCTCTATCTTTATTCTGAGTAATATTTTCATTTCTGTTTTGATTCAGGTCAACTTTTTTATTATTTCTAACCGTTTCTTTATTTCTTATTTCAATTTTTTCTTTGTTACGGTCTGAATTTAAATCACTATTACGATTGGGTTCAAATCTTTTCTCTTCAAATGATTTATCAACATTAGTTTTTACATCTTTTCTTTTCTGATCATTGTTGCGAACGTCAACATTTCTATTGGTGGACTTGTTTTCATTTTGATTTGTTCTGACATTTTCTCTTTTACCAATCTGAACTTTTTCCATATCCAAAGAAGTACGTCTGTTTTCTCGTTTGACTTCCATACGGGTCAAATCATTTTTCACTAGTTCATCACGTTTTAGATCAAGTGTTCTGATTTGATTGCTTTTTCCAAAATCATCTCGTTTCCAATCTTTTGAATCATTGATTCTTATTATATCTCGCTGCTTTATTTGCTGACCAGAGCGAGTGCTAATATATTTAACATCGATTCCTCTATTTTGAACTCTCCCATTACGATATCCGTACTCGTTGCGATACTTTGTTTCACCATAAATTCTATATTTGTAATCAGGACCAACATAGTAGTTATATACATAAGGATCACAAAAATGGTTATATGTTACAAAATTCCAGTGATTGTATGGTGAGTAATAAGTATTACTCCAAAAAATTCCGATTGAGATTGAGAAAGTTGCATACGGATGCAGCGGAGCCCAACCGATGTAATTGTTATCATATCTCCACTCGACCCACGCCGGTGCCCACTCATAGTCAGGATACCAAAGCCATCCATAATAGTCATCATAATACCATCTGCCGTAGTGATACGTGATGAATCCGAAAGGTTCGTATGAATCCCAATACCATCCATCGTATGTCCATACCCAATTACCCATTTGATATGGCATCCAGTTAACACGAATAATGGTAGGTCTCCAAACCACCACTCCATAATCAACTTCAATCCAGCTTCCATATGGAGATAGTTCTGAATAAAAATATCCGCCCACCCCGTGATAATGTCCCTTTGCATCTGCATTAAAAGTTACTGCAGCAAAAAGAACAACTGCAAGAATTATGATCCGTTTCATTTTACACCTCTGTGTTATGTTTACGGTACTGATAATCCAATGAAGATGCCAAAGGAAAAAACTTGATATTATTTGATTTTAATTTATAATTGAAGTTTTTCTGTACATTAAAATAGACAGGAGAGGATGCAATTGTGTGCTTAAAATCTATCGTTTGATTTTTCTAGACTTCCATAAATAGTTACCGAAAGCGCCAACAAATCCTGTGAGGATGATATAAGGTACTTGAAATATTTCTGTAATTATTAAATAGTTCAGGTTAATGTTGTTAAGCAGTAATCTCTTTCCCCTAAACAAAATCATATATTCAAAAATGATTTTAAAGATAATTGATAACATAAATGAAAATAAAAATAATTCATTTAATGTGAGTCCAAGAATTATTTGAGCAATCAACCCAAGATAAAATGCATAAATTAAAATTAGTTTTAATACGAGGCTTTTATCGCTGTAAAATAATCCTTTGCTTGCCCATCTTTTTCGCTGTTGATAAAATGCACCAAGGCTTTGATTAGCAGAAGTTCTAACGATTGCATTTTTATCAATACAGAACTTCACTT is from Ignavibacteriota bacterium and encodes:
- a CDS encoding tetratricopeptide repeat protein, producing the protein MKEIRMLAAIMFTDMVGYTALMQENERKAKILRDKHRVVLDRLILEHRGQILQYYGDGTLSIFGSAIEAAVCGAKIQQELQSEPQVPLRIGIHAGDVVYDDEGVYGDGVNIASRIENLAVPGSVLISDKINDELKNQTDVSSVFLGRYELKNVKSPVKIYAIKMDGLVIPSPDQLEGKSAISENSIAVLPFINLSTDKENEYFSDGVTEELLNALAKVDGLLVTSRTSSFAFKGKNTDIREIGKTLGVKTVLEGSVRKYGNRVRVTAQLINSENGYHKWSETFDRNIEDIFAVQDELANSIVDQLKKTIKIHKSIEQLVKAPTENMDAYNLFLKGLDSWNKWSPDFVLKAIKYFEDAVAISSDFTAAYARLSACYSFLGAAGFMSNNVAYAKAKEYAEKAYKLDSSALDSRLAFGVVKYFNDWDWEGAEKCFLKAIEINPNSAEAHQYYAMLLSTLGYHKKALKESEIANQLDPLNAPISYILSFVYFNNNRTDLAIEQHKKTIELDPEFGDTWNSLAWIYLKSNDFQKGMDIFNQNLNQPAFKLKAISGLGYAYGKLGQPEKSKEYIQMLNEINSEQLPTNMEQAIIYTGLGEFDSAFDLLFSAIDKRLSGLNFINGKYWKELHDHPKFKEILQRMNLPPD
- a CDS encoding BamA/TamA family outer membrane protein, which codes for MRKHFLTIIISLFVTVCINSQVDEENYVTVIPGEHYAASGFYEFFFGKHWRDVWTTPVRVEVLDLNTFSGGLIPTERGGGMQTKSLRFQSVNGKIWKFRSIEKDPSKVLPEDLKESIAEDILQDQISSANPYASLVVSLILKSLNVLEAEPKLVFLPDDEKLGEFQEEFGGMLGFIEEHPSEGSDGLPGFENAIDVKGTYKLFDHLAVKRSQKIDAEGFLKARLIDIILSDWDRHMDQWRWAKYERNINGESKSIWKPIPRDRDQVFSKYDGLFPTIADYVIPQITDFEVDFPQVEDLTWNGRFLDRRVLTELDKHSWDSVAVFVKSQITDELIDSSLTKLPPEVYNICAPEISYKLKSRRDNLLWASDQFYGLVNKYADVFCSDEDDYVEVNRIDDLSTVVTIFKRDKKSGIGKDDPLFYKVFDNDITIDLRIHLNDGDDKAFVIGECSESPIVRIVGGHGQDEIVDESIVHGNFLSITPFPATQRRTYFYDSGNKSEVVEGPGTVYDDTEYPDPVDEFEKYEPKQIDRGHNWLPVPVLALDTDYGLTIGAGVQLYKYNFRMIPHEYLQQLTVSYATRFGNFAVAYEGDFYSVVNNGRLNLLVAATEQFVTRYFGYGNETNYNSDLEKNNYYETNQTLITLFPTFHYNFSKILSGSVGISFVHTNTSLKNDTLLTDFKYGDYGLGEINPFGIHLALTVDEKDHPNYPTNGYWMNFYGKIFPEVFDTPETFYMTGFDFRTYFTPQFGSFTTLALRAGGSKMFGKYPFYAGATIGGENDLRGYNHKRFSGDAALFGQAELRLFVTQMNIIIRSRVGINLFAETGRVYIENDSSKKWHPSYGFGLWVSYFNSMIIGSTYVAFSPDRTTFFLGLGMGF
- a CDS encoding NADP-dependent malic enzyme; translated protein: MKISKEEALQYHSIDRKGKIEVIASKPCLTSRDLSLAYTPGVAEPCREIHNNVEDVYKYTAKGNLVAVVSNGTAVLGLGDIGAEAGKPVMEGKGVLFKRFADIDVFDIELASHNPKEIIRAVQMLEPTFGGINLEDIKAPECFEIEEELKATMKIPVFHDDQHGTAIISCAALINAAEVAGKKLDKLKIVVSGAGASAISCCKHYIMAGVKRENIWMFDTKGCVTKDRKDLNKYKELFAQTKGFATLADAMVGADVFIGLSTGGVVSKDMVKSMDKNPIIFAMANPDPEIMYDEAVSVREDLIMATGRSDFPNQVNNVLGFPFIFRGALDVRAVAINDEMKMAATLALAKLAKEKVPEMVLRAYGGEEFSFGKEYIIPKPFDPRVLWYVAPAVAKAAIETGVAKIKEMNWQEYEEKLKERLGLSKELIRVMIHKAQKHPLKVVYPEGEEEKIIRAAHVVYNDNMAYPVLLGNEIIIKDEIERLGFDQKEFQIYDPEASEKRNAYADAFFRKRSRKGATLKDTKNLMKKPNYFGSMMVELGEADALISGLTTSYPTTIRPALQCVGMKQGVKVVSGLYIVFAKQDVYFFADTTVNVNPNVEQLAEIAISTADTVKAFDVVPKIAMLSFSNFGSAPYPESIKVKQATELIKKLRPDLMVDGEMQADTAVVPEIIESEFPFSALKGKPNILIFPDLNSGNIAYKLMARIGQASVVGPILMGMNKTIHVLQRGASVDDIINMTAIAVADAGSKKK
- a CDS encoding queuosine precursor transporter translates to MSKSNNLFYILGAFFVANALLAEFIGVKIFSLEKSLSISPINLSFFGETDLSFNLTAGVLLWPVVFIMTDIINEYYGRKGVRFMSFTAAGLIAYAFLMVYAAMGLHPADFWIQRETTYGVINMDHAFNTIFGQGLWIIVGSLIAFLIGQFVDVYVFHYLRSITGSSKIWLRATGSTLISQFIDSFVVLLIAFYLGAGWDLSLVLAIGVVNYIYKFFIAILLTPLLYLLHFLIDRYLGKELSYKLIEEAAISSRIN